One region of Oryza sativa Japonica Group chromosome 5, ASM3414082v1 genomic DNA includes:
- the LOC9268587 gene encoding uncharacterized protein, with protein MAGPARWALLLLLAVALLVPAALAAGGGGNGGASASTPNNGNGGNNGNNGNNGNNGNNGGGNEKHEKSPPPPHHDSPPPPRASPPPPVYSPPPPPPRSSPPPPPVYSPPPPVSSPPPPVPSPPPPVSSPPPPVPSPPPPVSSPPPPVSSPPPPVSSPPPPVSSPPPPVSSPPPPVHSPPPPVSSPPPPASDVVYCTNTTRYPTCTSPAYCPSRCPKSCHMDCATCKTVCDCNLPGAVCQDPRFIGGDGNTFYFHGRRDRDFCLLSDANLHINGHFIGNHVPGLKRDPTWVQAIAVQFSGGHRLYVGARRTAVWDDDSDRLAVVFDGETVQLQRVAHARWESGSGLSVTRTKAANGVLVELDGVFKITANVVPITKEDSRIHRYGVTDDDCLAHLDLAFKFYALTDDVHGVLGQTYRSSYVNRLDVSAKMPVMGGEKQFTSSGLFAADCAVARFGRAGDAAAVAVASDELVDVKCSTGLDGVGVVCKK; from the exons GAACAACGGTAACAATGGCAACAACGGCAACAATGGCAACAATGGTGGTGGGAATGAGAAGCACGAGaagtccccgccgccgccgcaccacgactcgccaccgccgccacgtgctTCACCGCCCCCGCCCGTttactcgccgccgccaccaccgccgcgctcatcgcctccaccaccgcctgtttactcgccgccaccaccggtgtcatcgcctcctccacccgtaccctcgccaccaccaccggtgtcatcgcctcctccacccgtaccatcgccgccgccaccggtgtcgtcgcctcctccaccagtatcctcgccaccaccaccggtgTCATCGCCACCTCCACCCGTatcatcgccgccaccaccggtgtcatcgcctcctccacccgtacactcgccgcccccaccggtgtcatcgcctcctccaccggccaGCGACGTGGTCTACTGCACGAACACGACGAGGTACCCCACCTGCACCTCGCCGGCGTACTGCCCCAGCAGGTGCCCCAAATCCTGCCACATGGACTGCGCCACCTGCAAGACCGTATGCG ACTGCAACCTGCCGGGCGCGGTGTGCCAGGACCCGCGGttcatcggcggcgacggcaacacgTTCTACTTCCACGGCCGCCGAGACCGCGACTTCTGCCTGCTCTCCGACGCAAACCTGCACATCAACGGCCACTTCATCGGCAACCACGTCCCGGGCCTCAAGAGGGACCCGACCTGGGTGCAGGCGATCGCCGTGCAGTTCTCCGGCGGCCACCGCCTCTACGTCGGCGCGCGCAGGACGGCCGTGTGGGACGACGACTccgaccgcctcgccgtcgtcttcgaCGGCGAGACCGTGCAGCTGCAGCGCGTCGCGCACGCCAGGTGGGAGTCGGGTTCCGGCCTGTCCGTGACGCGGACCAAGGCGGCCAACGGCGTCCTCgtggagctcgacggcgtgttCAAGATCACGGCGAACGTGGTGCCCATCACCAAGGAGGACTCGAGGATCCACAGGTACGGGGTCACCGACGACGACTGCCTCGCCCACCTCGACCTGGCGTTCAAGTTCTACGCCCTCACCGACGACGTCCACGGCGTGCTGGGCCAGACGTACAGGAGCAGCTACGTGAACCGCCTCGACGTGTCGGCGAAGATGCCCGTCATGGGAGGCGAGAAGCAGTTCACCTCGTCGGGTCTTTTCGCCGCTGACTGCGCCGTCGCGCGGTTCGGGCGCGccggcgatgccgccgccgttgccgttgCCTCCGATGAGCTGGTCGACGTCAAGTGCTCCACCGGcctcgacggcgtcggcgtggtGTGCAAGAAGTAA
- the LOC136356708 gene encoding uncharacterized protein encodes MDCATCKTVCDCNLPGAVCQDPRFIGGDGNTFYFHGRRDRDFCLLSDANLHINGHFVGNHVPGLKRDPTWVQAIAVQFSGGHRLYVGARRTAVWDDDSDRLAVVFDGETVQLQRVAHARWESGSGLSVTRTKAANGVLVELDGVFKITANVVPITKEDSRIHRYGVTDDDCLAHLDLAFKFYALTDDVHGVLGQTYRSSYVNRLDVSAKMPVMGGEKQFTSSGLFAADCAVARFGRAGDAGAVAVASEELVDVKCSTGLDGVGVVCKK; translated from the exons ATGGACTGCGCCACCTGCAAGACCGTATGCG ATTGCAACCTGCCGGGCGCGGTGTGCCAGGACCCGCGGttcatcggcggcgacggcaacacgTTCTACTTCCACGGCCGCCGTGACCGCGACTTCTGCCTGCTCTCCGACGCGAACCTGCACATCAACGGCCACTTCGTCGGCAACCACGTCCCTGGCCTCAAGAGGGACCCGACCTGGGTGCAGGCGATCGCCGTGCAGTTCTCCGGCGGCCACCGCCTCTACGTCGGCGCGCGCAGGACGGCCGTGTGGGACGACGACTccgaccgcctcgccgtcgtcttcgaCGGCGAGACCGTGCAGCTGCAGCGCGTCGCGCACGCCAGGTGGGAGTCGGGTTCCGGCCTGTCCGTGACGCGGACCAAGGCGGCCAACGGCGTCCTcgtcgagctcgacggcgtgttCAAGATCACCGCGAACGTGGTGCCCATCACCAAGGAGGACTCGAGGATCCACAGGTACGGGGTCACCGACGATGACTGCCTCGCCCACCTCGACCTGGCGTTCAAGTTCTACGCCCTCACCGACGACGTCCATGGCGTGCTGGGCCAGACGTACAGGAGCAGCTACGTGAACCGGCTCGACGTGTCCGCGAAGATGCCCGTCATGGGAGGCGAGAAGCAGTTCACCTCGTCGGGTCTTTTCGCCGCtgactgcgccgtcgctcggtTCGGGCGCGCCGGCGATGCCGGCGCCGTTGCCGTTGCCTCCGAGGAGCTGGTCGACGTCAAGTGCTCCACCGGCCTCGACGGCGTCGGGGTGGTGTGCAAGAAGTAG
- the LOC4339543 gene encoding gallate 1-beta-glucosyltransferase 84A24 — protein MEPHVLLVSFPMQGHVNPLLRLGRRLAATGLLVTFTTVRLAAGGGRLRDVPEDGACADVGLGRLRFEYLRDDDDDGDERCQQLAPNDVLSHVTAVGPSALAEFIDGQADAGRPVTFVVNNIFVPWALDVAAGMGIPCAMLWIQPCSVLSIYYHFYESPEAFPTAADPDVPVELPGLPVMAMVELPFMVRPEYAQCLWGDTLRAQVGAIKRTVSWVLVNSFYELERSAVDALRAHTTVKLAPIGPLLEHGHDNGGGDDGAPAPALGAEDNDRCVAWLDAQPPRSVVYVAFGSLVNIGRDETAAVAEGLVATGRPFLWVVRDDSRDLVPEAVLAACRGDKAGKITAWCPQGRVLAHGAVGCFVTHCGWNSIMEALAAGVPVVGYPWWSDQFANAKFLVEDYKVGVRLPAPVTGGELRACVDRVMSGPEAAVIRKRAMHWKREAAAAVADGGSSDRSLQDFVDHVRRSKGPEELARLAQDIQIMNGPVNPVLV, from the coding sequence ATGGAGCCTCACGTCCTCCTCGTGTCCTTCCCTATGCAGGGCCACGTCAACCCGCtcctccgcctcggccgccgcctcgccgccacggGCCTCCTCGTCACCTTCACCaccgtccgcctcgccgccggcggcggccgcctccgcgACGTGCCGGAGGACGGCGCGTGCGCCGACGTCGGGCTCGGCCGCCTGCGCTTCGAGTAcctgcgcgacgacgacgacgacggcgacgagcggtgCCAGCAGCTGGCGCCCAACGACGTGCTGTCGCACGTCACGGCCGTGGGGCCATCGGCGCTCGCCGAGTTCATCGACGGCCAGGccgacgccggccggccggtgacGTTCGTCGTGAACAACATCTTCGTGCCGTGGGcgctcgacgtcgccgccgggaTGGGCATCCCGTGCGCCATGCTGTGGATCCAGCCGTGCTCCGTGCTGTCGATATACTACCACTTCTACGAGTCGCCCGAGGCGTTCCCTaccgccgccgaccccgacgTGCCGGTCGAGCTCCCCGGCTTGCCGGTGATGGCCATGGTCGAGCTGCCTTTCATGGTTCGTCCCGAGTACGCGCAGTGCCTGTGGGGCGACACGCTCCGGGCGCAGGTCGGGGCGATCAAGAGGACGGTGTCCTGGGTGCTCGTCAACTCGTTCTACGAGCTCGAGCGCTCGGCCGTCGACGCGCTCCGCGCGCACACGACGGTCAAGCTCGCGCCCATCGGCCCTCTCCTGGAGCATGGCCatgacaacggcggcggcgacgacggcgcgccggcgccggcgctagGGGCCGAGGACAACGACCGCTGCGTGGCGTGGCTCGACGCGCAGCCGCCGCGCTCCGTGGTGTACGTGGCGTTCGGCAGCCTCGTGAACATCGGCCgcgacgagacggcggcggtggcggaggggcTCGTCGCCACCGGCAGGCCGTTCCTGTGGGTGGTGCGCGACGACAGCCGCGACCTCGTGCCGGAGGCCGTCCTCGCGGCGTGCCGCGGCGACAAGGCCGGCAAGATCACGGCGTGGTGCCCGCAGGGGCGCGTGCTCGCCCACGGCGCCGTCGGCTGCTTCGTGacgcactgcgggtggaactccATCATGGAGGCGCTCGCCGCGGGCGTGCCGGTGGTCGGGTACCCGTGGTGGTCCGACCAGTTCGCGAACGCCAAGTTCTTGGTGGAGGACTACAAGGTCGGCGTCCGGCTACCGGcgccggtgaccggcggcgagctccgagCGTGCGTCGACCGCGTGATGAgcgggccggaggcggcggtgatCCGGAAGAGGGCGATGCATTGGAAgcgagaagcggcggcggcggttgccgacGGCGGTTCGTCGGATCGGAGCCTCCAGGATTTTGTCGACCATGTACGACGTTCCAAAGGACCGGAGGAGCTAGCTCGATTAGCTCAAGACATCCAGATTATGAATGGGCCGGTCAATCCGGTCCTAGTTTAA